The genomic DNA TCAAAttaaaagcaattaaaaatttcgggctaatttttaaaaaaataaaaatcattcaaaCTTATTTGGAAAACGCATTAAAACCGAGGGACTCATTAggcaatttgccctaatcccaaaacgacaccgtttctcGAATACGGTATTAAAGCCACTGTGTGGACCAAATTGAATCACAATTAAAATACTAgggctaaattaaaaataagtaaaatgaaattataaagatTAAAGAATGTGGGAGGACCAATTGAGCAATTAACCCAAtcttaaaaaacacgcggatcctccccaggTAATCAGGTCAACATGTGGATCCTGGTCTAAAAACGATGCTGTTTTGAAGGTTACCGTTCAggccaaaacgacaccgtttacatatggctatataagccaattTTTAAGCCTTTGAATCATTTTGCACCgctcctttaaaaaaaaaaagaaagaaaatcctCTGAAGAGGACTTAGGGTCGGCCTCAGAGCTCTGTCGAGCTACCGTCCTCAAGCATCCATGCGCCACCGCGAACGCCGCCACGCACGGTGGTCGGAGGGTTAAAAACCCTCGTCCTTCCACAGATAATTCCTTTTCTTTTAAATGTTactagttttttttaaaaaacgatTCGTATATTCGCTCaagcagaaaaaaaaaaacaaaatataagATTTAAATCACCTTCTAAAATGAACCCTGCTTCTTATTTCTTCTGTgagtaatatatatgtatatttttttgtATATCTGTAAAAATCGGGTCCTTTACATCGTATTTGATtcaggcttttatagccactgtttaCAATATATTTTGGGAAGAAATCTTTTATTTCTTTCCATATTTGTGTTGTTTGTTTGCTGttgtttctttctctttttttttttttttgcaggtgTTCGCGAGGACGGTAGACCATCGGCGTTGATTTGGCCGTAGACCACGGCCTGATTCGAAGCCTGCAATCTCGGTTCTGATGGTGGGTGGCTGGAACGATGGGACACGAATAGACGCGTTTGATTGCGGGGTGATTCGGGGCCAGAATCCCAGGGTGAGACGAAGAGGCGTTTCTGCTTGCGGCGCAAACCCTGGCTAGGGTTTCCTAAAGCTGAAAATAGGTTGGGCCAATTGGGCCAATTAAGTCATGGGTTATTGGGCTAGCTTAGTATGTAATGGGTCTGCTGGGTTTAGGCTAAAACCGGGTGTAGGACTTTTAGTATTTGGGTCAATTGGGCTTGTGAATGTAAATGGACTGTAATaaataaacttttatttatttatttctgtttttgtttttatttcatggGCCCGGGCAGAAATGGGTTATTACATCCATCATATGTAAAGGTGCAGAAGGCTTCCACAAACTGTAAATTTTATTTTGCAACACCGAAAAACCAATGTTACAACCAAGTAATTTTAAAATCATAGTGTTTTCCATACCTTGAAAGAGAATTTGATGGATCCTATATGAAAAAGTAATAGAAGGTACGCCATTGACAACGGTCTTTTGAATGTCGCCGTCCATAAAAACAATGGCTTCCTTCTCTTTCGGTCCTTTAAAAGCATCATCCACTATAGGGCCGACGAGCATATCTTTCCAAGAGGTGGGATGAGCAGATGGCGGATCAACTTTCATGCCATCGTTTGAATCTTCGTCTTTGTCTCTGAACCTAACCTTCCTAGGGATCAACTCTTCCACAATGGATTTGTCAGAACCAAAATTTTCAGAGATAGAAACCtccataatattaataatatttttattatcgaTGAAATAGTTGTAATCACTTAATTAGACTTTGGACTCATATTAAATTACacttattattttagattaattattacTTAATTAGTGTTACGattatataccaattaaaatcaaTAGTTAACACTATAAATATGTATATTAGTAAGACATTTTCATTCAAAGTAACATCTAAAGAATTACTAAAAAATGATATTTTAgtactattttatagattttattttcgttacaaaaatgtatgattttatttattatttgggatgtttagttattattatttgatatttgatagttttattaatatatgattttaataatatttacataattgtggatgttgtttattattgtattgtaaaatattatattaaagacAATGAAATATTATAATAATGGATATGTGTAAAATGACATTGTTTATTGATGATGCTATTTACTATTATGTTgtgaatttaataatattatgttGTTGGCCATTGGTTATTTTATCTagttatttaatattttactatcaattgtttcatttttttattttcattactttaaaatgttattttattatttcaaatattttttaaaattaataaaattttattataaattagataaattctaatttaattattaaatatatatttataaaagtttataaaaactatattatttaataaaatttaaatataaacatGTAAAATCACCACCAATTTACGCGACAAGAAACTAGTATATATTATAGGAACGAgtattttgataaataaaaataaaaattgaaaagcgTTATCATGattaaaacaatatttttaatttaaagggGTTAAAAGTTGGATTCTTGAagttaaaagaaaaggaaaatgaaaagCAAGATTCTTGTATAAAGTTTGTATAAACTTGGTTCATGTTACATGCAGATTTATTAGTACTATTAAATTCTATGAAATGTGAATAAAATGTAAACTACAATTGTTAGTTTAAAAtagtatataataaataataaaattattttagcgtaaatgattaaaataatcaaattatgtAATGTgagtatttaaattataaattttagttttgaatatttaaaatgaaaattttgataattgaATGATCATTTGTGCAGTTTACCTTAATAGTAAcatataaaatatgtataaaattaAACTGTAAatattatactaaaataaaatatgaataatgcaattaaaatttaaatattatattaaaataaaattttaatttaataataaaattaatattttattaatttaaataacacTATCCATACAAATTTTTTATTGGATTTTTTAGCAAGTCAGTCATAaggagcaaacaaagattttagTAACTTTTATATATTTGATTATCGGAAAACTGGGACGGAGTGAACTAAAAATCACCCAGCACCCCTCAAATTGATCATCTAAAACATTGGTAAGGTCGCAATATTTTTCAACAGTCAAACCCTAAAGAAGCATGGACGGCGACTCCTTAGCAAAACGACGAGTAGATAAAAGGTACTTTTACAATTTAAACGACGAACAAACTGATACCAAGTCGTAAACCACGTGACAAGCACCATCCctattggtaccaaaatataaaactACCTCCTTTTCTCATTACCACCAATCATCTCCCGCCACGTACTCCCACCGCTCCCCCTTCCTCTAAACCCCCTCTTAAACTTCTCTGCTGTTTCTGCTTAGGGCTTCCTCCTCTTCCTCCTCCTTCAACGAGCTCAACTGTCACTAAATCTTTTACTATGCGCAAGCTTCCCTAGCTTTGGCTTTAGCAAAAACGTCGATGTCAAAGATGATTCGCTTCATATTTTGGCTTTTTTCCACTGTTTCGTTAATGGCGGTGATTGGAACGGCGTCGCATTCGAGCTCTGGTCCTCACATAGCTGACGTCAACATACTTTTACCTCCGAAAATGACGAACCCCGTCGAATATCGGCTTCAAGGAAGCGACGGTTGTTTCAAATGGTGCTTTCTCCGTACATTTCAAAACAATACGTATATTTCTTCGAATTCGAAAACGTCTGACTTTTTTTTATCACGGTTTTTTCAGGTCGTGGGATCATCATGAGATTTTATCAGTTCTGCCGGAGTATAACGTGACCAATCATTGCTCGACAAGTGCACGGCTGAGATCGATTGCGCCTTACTCCGGTAGAAAAGAAACTGCGGTTTACGCTAGGGACGTGCACACTGGAATCGTGATTCGGTGCAAGGTTTTCATTGATAATTTTGATAGAATTCAAATATTTCATAATTCTATTAAGCTTGATCTTGATGGACTCGCTACTCTCCGAGTTCGTGCCTTTGATACTGAAGGTAATTTCGAAAATTaggaacacacacacacacacacacacacgaaTAGACTAACATTCACTTCGTTTGATTATTGCTTTtcttacttaaagaaaagaatgaTACCGAAGAAttagtaatttaaaaaaaaaattattcgaATAACTATGTGCATGATTTTAGTTTTATATGGAAAGAGAtcgtaatttttttattttggtcatttgttagttaattatgattttttttttattgcaACATTTTATTAAGTTTGTAACGAAGCATTTCAGCCAGTAGTGAAGACTAAGTTAGCATTATGTTACTTTTAGCTTATATCGAAGAACATTCactcttattatttattttttggtttttgtgtgtgtatatatattatggtttattatCTTCACTTTTTACTTGTATTCCAGACAATGTGTTTTCGTCATTGGTGGGTTTACAATTCATGTGGAAGCTGATGCCAAAAACTAGTGGGTTGAGTCATCACCTTGCCCATGTTCCTTTGAAGGATTCTCCCTTAAGTGACTGTGGTGGACTGTGTGGTGACTTAGATGTCCAGATAAAACTTGAAGAAAAGGTAATTGTCTGGTACAGTTTCTGTAGCAATGAGTTGACTTTTAATGTTGCATTAAATCGAAACTTATTCTGTAATATATGCTGCAGGGTGTATTTTCAGATTTATTTGTTGTAAAAGGCATTCATATTGGCCATGAGAATGTTTCAGTACAATTGCTTGAGCCACCGTTAAAGGGCATGGGTGATAAGATTGTTCTAACTGTTGCAGAAGCTATGTCACTATATCCACCGTCACCTGTTTTCGTTCTCATTAAGGCTACTCTCCATTATAGTCTTAAGGTTATCCGTGAGAATGTTCCTCAAGGTTTTCTTTTCTGAATCCCTTCATTAACATGTTCTAGTAATTGAATTGATGGGTGTTTCTTTATGCTGTCAAGTCCATTTGGAGTAAACGGGCTATTTTTGTTGCATTGATTGATATTCTTAGGAAAAGACTAAGTATCTTTCAACTGGTATTTGCAGAGGTATCTCTTCCATCGCCACATCATCGATGGTCTGTCTCAAACAGTTCAGTTGCTGAAATGGACTTTACGATGGGTGTCATTCATGCGCTAACATTGGGTGAAACAACTGTCATTGTTGAAGATACTAGAGTTGATGGCCATAGTCAGATGTCATCTCTTAAGGTGGTCTTGCCAGATACCTTGTCTATGTACATATCACTATTATCTGCTTCTGGTGATCCAATAGAAGGAATGGAACCCATTCCCCCTATGGCACGTTGGTATGTTGTTTCTGGAAAACAATACGTCATTCAACTTAAGGTTTTTTCTCGGGGACCATATGCACAGGAAATCTACATTACTGAGGTACCTTATGGGTTATTTCTGTTATCCATTGATATAGTTGAGCTATGTTAACATCAAGAACTTTTTGGTTTGATTCGCTTGATGATTGGGTTCTTGTTCTTTTTTTGACAATACTTAAAGGGTCAATAAATTTTTAGGTTAAAGATTTTGTTGTCGCTCAGTTGTTAGCTCACTTGTCTAATTTGATACGCTAGTATGTTTCTCATTATTTTCTTGGTCATTTTCAAATCAGACTTCCTTTTTTCCATTGCAGAATGATGATATTGAGTTTTATGACAACCAATCTGGCTATTGGAAAATTGTCCCTGTGTTAGAGCCTACTGCATCTAGATACGGCTGGAGGAGTGCTAGAATTTTGGAAGCTACTTCAGAGGGACTGGGGAAACTAACAACCTCTTTAGTTTACTATAATGGACATCATGATAGTAAGGAGGTGAAATGTCATTTACttaccttttttcttttcttcctatgCTTTTAAGAGACAAGATTATAGAAGCATCATTATTTTTTTCCttctaattttattgtttgcaaTTGATTACTTTTATCTCTCTTGGACTTGTCATTTAGGTTCTCAAGGTTATGCAAGAGGTTATTGTATGTGATCAAGTAAAGTTTAGCTTGGGAAAAGTAACTGGTGAATCTCAAACTATTCTCCTTCCTTGGGCACCTGCAGTACATCAGGAGATGGAGTTAAAGGCTGCTGGAGGTTGGTAGCATTTTACTCATtcaattcataaaataaaatttacaagTTCTAACACCTATTTATGGGTTTCAATGCTATTTTAGGTTGTGCAAAAGCCTCAAGTGACTATAAATGGTTTTCTTCAGACATTACTGTTATTTCGGTCACTGCATATGGAGTTGTCCAGGCGAAAAAGCCTGGTAAAGCTACAGTGAAGGTGGTGTCAAGTTTTGATTCATTCAATTACGACGAGGTAATAAATTTGTTTCTTCTACTGCGtttttcattcttttggttgCAAAGGATCCTAGTGTagcataaaatttataaaaattctatGATAGCTCTCTGTTGCTTCCTTTTTCATTGAtgtttaaaattctaaaatatagaCTTGCTTGTTTTTGTACCCTATTAAAGCTTCCAGTTTCACTTGTTCattgtttatattttcttttgaaGTTACTTTCTGTAATGTTTTTGACAGGTTATGATTGAAGTTTCAATTCCATCCTCTATGGTTATGTTACAAAACTTCCCTGTTGAGACTGTTGTGGGATCACATCTCCCAGCTGCTGTTTCAATGAAAGCATCAAACGGTTACACCACATTCCAGAATCATTTGGAAACTTCTTTTCTTCCTTGCAAACTTTCTTGTTGAAGTTGACTTGCCATTTGCAGATGCCTACTTTTCTAGATGTGATGCATTTCATTCCTTTATAAAGTGGAAAGCTGGAAGCGAGTCTTTCATTGTTACCAATGCTACAGGAGAGGCACCAGTCCTTCAAAAGGAAGATAATTTGGAACTCCATGTACCAGTAGATGGTCCTCCATGTTCATGGACTTACATATATGCTTCTGCATCTGGTCAAGCTATGCTGCATGCAACATTTTCAAAGGAATATCATCATATTGATCCCTCTTTAAGTGGGCCTATTGTTTTAAGGGCAACTTCCAGAATTGCATCATACATGCCTCTTACTCTGCACCAGGCAGGTGACGGGAACCAGTTTGGTGGTTACTGGGTTAATACAGCTCGAATAGAAGCTACTAATAAACTAGAAGATCGAGATAAGGTATATCTTGTCCCTGGAACACAAGTAGATGTCATTCTTCATGGAGGGCCAGAAAGGTGGGACAAAGGTGTTGAGTTTGTGCAGAGAGTGGAGATTTTTGATGAAGAACATACACATGACAATGGGGTTGATGTTCATCTGATTTCTAGCAGCGATGGTAGTTTGTACAGACTTTTATGCCAAACACTGGGGACCTATGTAAGCTTCTGTGCTGTTTCCTGGTTGGCCTTTTACGAGTTTCAATTGAAGTCCATATTGTTGCTATTTGTTTCTTACAAATATGGTTTATCAATCAAGAGTCATGATATGTTGCTTTCTATGGTTCCTAACTGTTCAGAGACTTGTTTTTAAACGTGGAAATTTGGTTGGAGATGATCATCCTCTTCCCGCATTAGTGGAAGCTTCATTGTCTCTTGCTTGCAGCCTTCCTTCCTCAATTGTGGTAATAGTGGATGAAcctggtaaatgttgtttatattgGGTGGATGTGAAATATGACATTTGATTTTTCTACTCCTCTCTTTTTCTGCTGTTTAACCAGTTGTGTGGTTTTGGTTGATGTTATAGTTAATAATCGAGATGTTATTCGGACTGCAATTCAAGCTGACCGTAGCCCGGGGCAAATTCAAGTCACCCCAGTTACTGTGGCTAATGGGCGAACTATTAGAGTGGCTGCTGTCAGTATTAGTACCACTGGGGAGTCTTTTGCAAACTCTTCTTCCCTGTGCTTAAAGTGGGAGTTAGGCAGTTGTGACAGTCTGGCTTATTGGAACCATGCTTATGATTCAGAGAACTATCATCCATCTAGTTGGGAGAGGTTCCTGGTCTTGCGAAACGAATCGGGATCGGTACTGCTGTTGATTCATTACTTTCTAGTTCTGGTTTTTAGTTATATTTAGCAATATCTTTGCCATGAGGTAAGTAGATAAACCATCATTCAATTGAATGCTAAGGGAAGGAGTGAGAGGTCTTTCTAAAAATTGGAAGGGGAGGTTGAGTGAAGACCAAGTGCACTCAAATACAGTGAGGATAACTGTGATGATAATCTTTaaattaaatgaagatatcacaGCAAAAAAACTATTAGTAGTATCTCCTTGAAATAATATCTTAAGAGTTGTAAGCATGAAAAAGTGCATTTGGGTTTAAATTGGCTTCAAATGTAAGTTGGCGatatagataaataattttttgcCGCATTTAAGTATCTAATATTGGTTTCAATTGATTAAAAAGCAGGTTAGAGGCATCATTCTTGCGTGTTAGGTTATAAGTAACTAGAGAAGTATAAGAAAACCTAACTGGGGAGCTTGCATCTGCTTCATTCAGTTTTTCCCCATCCTATGTGTTTTATCCTCACTTTTGTAGTAATTATGTACTCTTGGGGCATAATGAGTGTAAGGTCAACATTCCTAAAGAACAATATCACCTCTTCTGTTTAGAGGTTGTACAAGTTTGACTATTTGGATTATTCGCACCCTAGCATCTAGTCTTCTCATTTTTTAGTTGTAATATATCAGTAGACACTTTTTGCCTCTGAATACTGTTATTTAATATTCTTGATACTTTAGAGCTATAATATCTAGATGGTTGGCCTTCCATTTGCTTTTATTCCTTAAGTATTGAATAATTAATGCAACTTTTTTCTTCTCAGATGTGTTAAGTTGGGATAAAAATGAGATTTAAATTGCTTTTGTCTCAGTGTATTGTTCGTGCCACCATTACTGGATTCTTTGGTAGTTCCGCAGCTGACCGTTATTCTGCTAAATTGCTAGAAGGTTCAGATAATTTTCTTACAGATGCTGTAAGGTTACAGGTAGGCTGTTTTGGCATGTTTATATTTCTGTTTTTACTGCATAAAATTGAAGTGTCTTCTCTGCTATTTTTCTTGCTGTGAATAATCTACTCAAACAAGCTTTGTTTGCCCTCTATGGTTCTTTCTTTAGAAAAAATAATATTGTTATTAAtgtgtttttctttctttgggGCACTAACATAgtataaaattttattctaatattttgatatgttAATCTTTGCAGCTTGTTTCTACTCTAAAAGTGAGTCCGGAGTTCAATCTGTTATATTTCAACCCTAATGCTAAGGTAGAAATCCAGTACCATCGCTGCTTTAATCATTTGGTAATTTCAGttgaatatgttttataattttgaaCCATGTTAGATGAAGTTGATGTGATACATTGCTTTTGAAGCTGATTTGATCATTTTCTTTGTAATATTCATTGCCAGAGAAACATTTAATACATCTTTTGCTGGTGgcttatatatatgttatgaagtttgatgaactTGCCAATGAATTTATGTTTTTGCCTTCAATAAACTTGTTTGCTTTATACTTTTATTCTCTAACAAACTGGTGACAGTGGCTATTTGGTTTCCCATTTTCTGAGCAATTGCATTTTCACAGATCTAATTATTAGATTAAATAATCTGTTGCTATGGTTCCCTTGCTAGTAGCTACATGAGGATTATGGGTTTGCATATCTAATGAAAAATAACAGTTTGGATTGGAGTGTTACCGTGGTTCCCTTGCTAATTGCTACATTTGGAATTTAAGGAATTCTCTTGGGCAGTGCTTGCTGTTAAGTTCTTCAATAAAGGAGTAAACGAATGGATAACTGAAGCTTCAAACTGCCAATAATTTTTGTTCAAAATAACTTTCATCTTTGCATGTCTTTATGATAATGGAAAAGGTGAATGGTAAAATCTGGGGGAGCTATTGTAATAGCATTACTGTATATACAAGCAATTTTAACAATTTCATCCTGCCTGAGTCCCAGTATATCATCATCTTTTTTGATTTATCATTCTAATCAGTCAAAAAGATAGTGTGCTACTAACAACATATATGTAGTTGTCATGATTCCACATTCTACAGCTCTTAACCGGATGGATGTCTTTTTCATGGttctttttatttgttaattatgCTGTTGCTCCTTAGTTTTGAATATTGAGCAAATTAGATTTTAGATTAAAGGACTATAACTATGTTTAGTTAGTGTGATGTTTGATGGTACCTCAATGTGTAGAGGCTTTTGAGCCGGACATCTTCAATCCTTTTGagcataattttttt from Gossypium arboreum isolate Shixiya-1 chromosome 9, ASM2569848v2, whole genome shotgun sequence includes the following:
- the LOC108456866 gene encoding nuclear pore complex protein GP210 isoform X1, which translates into the protein MSKMIRFIFWLFSTVSLMAVIGTASHSSSGPHIADVNILLPPKMTNPVEYRLQGSDGCFKWSWDHHEILSVLPEYNVTNHCSTSARLRSIAPYSGRKETAVYARDVHTGIVIRCKVFIDNFDRIQIFHNSIKLDLDGLATLRVRAFDTEDNVFSSLVGLQFMWKLMPKTSGLSHHLAHVPLKDSPLSDCGGLCGDLDVQIKLEEKGVFSDLFVVKGIHIGHENVSVQLLEPPLKGMGDKIVLTVAEAMSLYPPSPVFVLIKATLHYSLKVIRENVPQEVSLPSPHHRWSVSNSSVAEMDFTMGVIHALTLGETTVIVEDTRVDGHSQMSSLKVVLPDTLSMYISLLSASGDPIEGMEPIPPMARWYVVSGKQYVIQLKVFSRGPYAQEIYITENDDIEFYDNQSGYWKIVPVLEPTASRYGWRSARILEATSEGLGKLTTSLVYYNGHHDSKEVLKVMQEVIVCDQVKFSLGKVTGESQTILLPWAPAVHQEMELKAAGGCAKASSDYKWFSSDITVISVTAYGVVQAKKPGKATVKVVSSFDSFNYDEVMIEVSIPSSMVMLQNFPVETVVGSHLPAAVSMKASNDAYFSRCDAFHSFIKWKAGSESFIVTNATGEAPVLQKEDNLELHVPVDGPPCSWTYIYASASGQAMLHATFSKEYHHIDPSLSGPIVLRATSRIASYMPLTLHQAGDGNQFGGYWVNTARIEATNKLEDRDKVYLVPGTQVDVILHGGPERWDKGVEFVQRVEIFDEEHTHDNGVDVHLISSSDGSLYRLLCQTLGTYRLVFKRGNLVGDDHPLPALVEASLSLACSLPSSIVVIVDEPVNNRDVIRTAIQADRSPGQIQVTPVTVANGRTIRVAAVSISTTGESFANSSSLCLKWELGSCDSLAYWNHAYDSENYHPSSWERFLVLRNESGSCIVRATITGFFGSSAADRYSAKLLEGSDNFLTDAVRLQLVSTLKVSPEFNLLYFNPNAKVNLSITGGSCFLEAVVNDSRVVEVTQSPPGLQCLQLILSPKGLGTAVVTVYDIGLTPNLVASVVVQVADIDWIEIMSGEEISLMEGSSKSIGLMAGVDDGSTFDIPQYAYMNIRVHIEDDIVELADKDDFSSPSGRYIGAQTFKIRAKHLGVTTLYVSARRHSGHELLSQAIKVEVYAPPTIHPPNIFLVPGASYLLTIKGGPTLGAFVEYTTTDDAIATVDKTLGRLTATSPGNTTLLATVYGNGGDVICQADSSVKVGVPSSAILNVQSEQLAVGRETPIYPLFSEGDLFSFYGLCKDYKWNIEDEEVLTFGVPLVGSEAVQRVSYVDNKELSFINVLYGRAPGRTNIAVSFSCDFISSGSHMEARTYNASLSLLVVSDLPLALGAPVTWLLPPHYTTSSILPSSVESHGQKDGQNRKGSIIYSLLRNCKEATEASQRAVSIDGDKIKTEESNNLACIQAKDRITGRTEIASCVRVAEVEQIRITNKELPVHSIDLAVGAEIELSISYHDAIGNPFYEASNVILHHAETNYPDVVSVNNTRGTNMIHLKAMRHGRALLRVSIDNRPQKSDYMLISVGAYVHPQNPVLHQGSSINFSVVGSDDQASGHWHSVNESVIVLHTQSGQAEAVGEGSTQVSFESSNVKLRTTVTVLPGSTLLVDAPKEMLTNVPFPSQGFSFSVKFSDTNDKINTVGSSKGAPYDCRVDPPFVGYAKPWIDLDTGNSFCLFFPYSPEHLVRTIPKLKDMKPYIYVSINASMKEHSHVSGSASALFVGGFSVMQMGKDIAQLNLTPDFNKTIITILGNTDVEIHWHGQDLLAINPIQKEGFGLSRRIDYEVKALSAKRFADKIIVKLPSTGQRVEVDVNYEPDEKSEATINFSFWAKVMGSIALTVITLIIGFICFLDRPLGSSQPPSTPLCSSSISAPVTPDRRSPLRLDEQSPRTPQPFVDYVRRTIDETPYYRREGRRRFNPQNTY